In Microbacterium sp. SLBN-146, one genomic interval encodes:
- a CDS encoding DUF5131 family protein: protein MAKTTIEWTEVTWNPVTGCDRTSAGCDNCYALTLSKRLKAMGAEKYRNDGDPRTSGPGFGVTIHPKSLEQPLKWRKPLTVFVNSMSDLFHAKVPTSFVQDVFDVMAATPQHTYQVLTKRSLRLRRMADKLTWPSNVWMGVSVEEPKVLNRIDDLREVPAAVRFLSCEPLIAALPGMNLEGIDWVIAGGESGAHHRPIDSDWVENIRDQCRDAEIPFFFKQWGGRTPKQHGRDLEGRTWDEMPTPRVRFAAA, encoded by the coding sequence ATGGCGAAGACAACGATCGAGTGGACCGAGGTCACCTGGAACCCGGTCACGGGATGCGACCGGACCTCCGCGGGCTGTGACAACTGTTACGCGCTCACCCTCTCCAAGCGCCTGAAGGCGATGGGCGCCGAGAAGTACCGGAATGATGGGGACCCCCGGACCTCCGGCCCCGGCTTCGGCGTCACGATCCACCCCAAGTCGCTGGAGCAGCCACTGAAGTGGCGCAAGCCGCTGACTGTGTTTGTCAACTCGATGAGCGACCTTTTCCACGCCAAGGTGCCGACGTCCTTCGTTCAGGACGTTTTCGACGTCATGGCCGCAACCCCGCAGCACACCTATCAGGTGCTCACCAAGCGCTCACTTCGGCTCCGGCGAATGGCCGACAAGCTCACGTGGCCCTCCAACGTCTGGATGGGCGTCTCCGTAGAAGAGCCCAAGGTCCTGAACCGTATCGACGACCTCCGCGAGGTGCCCGCCGCCGTCCGCTTCCTCTCATGCGAGCCACTCATCGCCGCTCTGCCGGGGATGAACCTAGAGGGCATCGACTGGGTGATCGCGGGCGGTGAGTCCGGCGCCCACCACCGGCCGATCGATTCGGATTGGGTGGAGAACATCCGCGACCAGTGCCGCGATGCTGAGATCCCATTCTTCTTCAAGCAGTGGGGCGGGCGCACGCCGAAGCAGCACGGCCGCGACCTCGAAGGCCGCACCTGGGACGAGATGCCTACGCCTCGCGTCAGATTCGCCGCTGCATGA